AGCTCCCGATGGTGAAGGGCAAGCTTCCGGTCACCGGCAAGGTGGGCGGTGAGGTCACCGCCGAGGAGGCCAAGGAGCTGGCGCGGACCTGCGCGCTGAACGCGCTGGCCGCCGTGAAGTCGGTCATCGGCGATCTGGACCGGATCGCGCGGGTCGTGAAGGTCGTCGGCTTCGTCGCGTCCGCCTCCGACTTCACCGGGCAGCCCGGTGTGCTCAACGGCGCGAGCGAGCTGCTGGGCGAGGTGCTCGGCGACAAGGGTGTGCACGCGCGCAGCGCGGTGGGTGTCACGGTGCTTCCGCTGGACGCTCCGGTCGAGGTCGAGATTCAGGTGGAGCTCGTCCAGGACTGACCAGCGCATCCCGGCACTGAACCGCCGGTCAGCATGCAGATGGCCCCGTGCCTGCCGGTTCTCCGGCGGGCGCGGGGTTCTGTTCGTCTGCGGCAATCCCTCACATCTCTCTTGACATGGACGCGTCGGCAGGTGTGGTCTGTCCAAGGTTAGGAATGTTTCCTAACCATCTGAACGCCTTACGCCCCCAACACCCTCGTCCCCCAACGAAAGTGGGAGGGATCCGTGGCACCAATCCCCCGCCGGTCGCGCAGAGCGACCGGTGTTCTCGTGGCCGCGGCCACCGCAGCGTTAACCGTGGCCCTGCCGACCCTGAGCAATGCCCAGCCTTCAGCCGACTCGTCCGCCGCGCCCGCAAAGGCAGGGGCTTTCAAGGCCGCGCCCGTCCGGTACGAAGCCGAAGCGGCGACCATCTCGCAGGGCGCCGTCGAGTCCAACCACGCGGGCTACTCCGGTACCGGCTTCGTCAACTTCCAGGCGGTGACGGGCTCGTACGTCGAATTCACCGTCGACTCCGCCCAGGCCGCCAACGCCAGACTGGACTTCCGCTACGCCAACGGCACCACCGCAAGCCGCCCGATGGACATCACGGTCAACGGCACCTCCGTCGCCGACGACCTCGCGTTCCCCGGCACCGGCGCCTGGACCTCCTGGAAGAACGTGAGCGCCGACGCGGTCCTCAAGGCGGGCAGCAACAGGATCCGCGCCCTGACCGCCAACGGCGACGGCCCCAACCTGGACCAGCTCACCGTCACCGCGAGCGGCCCGGCCGACACCGAGAAGCCGACCGCGCCCGCGAACCTGCGCAGGGACAAGGAGCCGACGGCGAGCTCCGTCTCGCTGGCCTGGGACGCGTCCACCGACAACGTCAAGGTCACCGGCTACGACGTCTACCAGCACGGCCAGCTGATGAAGCAGGTCGACGGGGCCGCGCTCGCCGCCACGGTGGACGGACTCAACCCGGAGACCTCGTACGACTGGACCGTCTTCGCCCGTGACGCCGCGGCCAATGTCTCGGCCGCGAGCAACGCCGTCACCATCGCGACGCTGCCCGCACCGCCGGACAACCAGGCACCCAGCATCCCCGGCAGTCTGCGCTCCACCGGCAGGACCGCGACCAGCGTCGACCTCGCCTGGAACGCCTCCACGGACAATGTGAAGGTCACCGGGTACGAGATCCACCGCGACGGCGCAGCCGCCGGAACCTCCGACTCCACCTCGACGACCATCGCGGGTCTGAAGGCCGGCACCGCGTACAAGTTCAAGGTCAGGGCCTTCGACCTGAAGGGCAACAAGTCGGAGTTCGGCCCGGAGATCACCGTCACCACCGGGGACGGCCGGCCCGGCGGCGTACCCGACCCGGGCACGGTCTCCACGCTCGCCGGCGGCGTGGACGTCGCCTGGGGCGTCGGCTTCCTGCCCGACGGCACGGGCCTCTACACCGAGCGGAACACCTTCAACGTCCACAAGCTGACCAAGGCCGGCAACAGGACGCTGATCGGGAAGGTCCCCAACGCCGTGACCACGGGCGGCGAGGGCGGTCTGCTCGGCATCGAGATCAGCCCCGGCTTCACCAGCGACCACTACCTGTACTTCACCCACTCCGCCTCCGAGGGCAACCGCATCGTGCGGATGACGTACGAGAACAACGCGCTGAGCGACTACAAGATCCTGCTCCAGGGCATGGAGAAGAGCCGCTTCCACAACGGCGGCCGGCTGCGCTTCGGCCCCGACGGCAAGCTGTACGCCTCGATGGGCGACGCCCAGAGCGGCAGCCGGGCGCAGGACAAGACCTCGCTCAACGGCAAGATCCTGCGCATCAACGCGGACGGCACCATTCCGTCGGACAACCCGTTCGGCAACGCAGTCTGGTCGCTCGGCCACCGCAACCCGCAGGGCATCGACTTCGACTCCAAGGGCCGGCTGTGGCAGGCCGAGTTCGGCAACAGCAACATGGACGAGGTCAACCTGATCCAGAAGGGCGGCAACTACGGCTGGCCCAACTGCGAGGGCACCGCGGGCGACTGCTCCGGCTACATCGCGCCGAAGAAGACCTGGTCCACGTCATCGGCTTCACCCAGCGGCCTGACGATCATCAACGACCATGTCTTCGTCGCCACGACCGTCGGCCAGCGGGTCTACCGGCTGCGGATCGACGCCAGTAGCAACCTGGTCGAACAGAAGACCTACTTCCAGAGCACGTACAACAGGCTGCGTACGGTCGAGGTCGACCATGACGGCGACATCTGGCTCACCACGTCGACGGACAAGGACGGCACGAACGGCAACGACCGGGTGCTGCTGATCGACATCGTCTACTCGGGCGGCGATGAGCGGTCGAGGGGCGGCCGGCTGGTGACCGGCCGGTGACCGGGCGGTGGCATGGGCCGCCCCTCGAACATCACGCCGGATGCGCATAGCATCCGCCCATGTCCAATGGTCAGTGGTACCCGCCGGAATGGCCGGACCGGATTCGCGCCCTCGCGAGCGGTGAGCTCACCGCGGTGACGCCGAAGCGGGCCGCGACCGTGATGCTGCTGCGCGACACGGCGGACGGCCCCGCCGTGCACATGCTGCGCCGACGCGCCTCCATGGCTTTCGCCGGAGGCGCGTACGCCTATCCGGGCGGCGGCGTGGACGAGCGCGACGACGACCACCTGGTGCGGTGGGCGGGCCCGTCGCTGGAGACGTGGGCCGCCAGGCTGGGCGTCGACACCGCCTCGGCGCAGGCCATCGTGTGCGCGGCGGTGCGCGAGACGTACGAGGAGGCGGGCGTCCTGCTCGCGGGCCCCACGCCGGACACGGTCGTCGGCGACACGACGGGCGACGACTGGGAGGCCGACCGCCAGGCGCTGGTCGACCGGGACCTCTCCTTCGCGGACTTCCTGGACCGGCGCGGCCTGGTGCTGCGCTCGGACCTGCTGGCCGCGTGGGCGCGGTGGATCACTCCGGAGTTCGAGCCGCGCCGGTACGACACCTGGTTCTTCGTCGCGGCCCTGCCGGAGGGCCAGCGAACCCGGAACGCCTCGACGGAGGCGGACCGTACGGTCTGGATCCGCCCCTCGGAGGCGGCCGCGGGCTACGACAAGGGCGACCTGCTGATGATGCCGCCGACGATCTCGACACTGCGGGCGCTGGAGCGGTACGCGACGGCGTCGTCGGCCCTGACGGGCGCGGCGGAACAGGACCTGACCCCGGTACTGGCGCGAGCGCGGCTGGAGGCCGGGGAACTGGTACTGAGCTGGCCGGGCCACGACGAATTCACGAAGCACATTCCGACGGGGGGTGGGGCGCAGTGAGGAGCGTGCGGCCTTCGCGGGGAGCGCGGGCAGCGCGGGCAGCGCTCGCGGCGTACGTCTGTGCGCACGGCCGGGCTGTGCCGACGGCGGCGTGGGCCGCCGCCCCCGCGGCTACGCGCCCACGCACGTTGCACCGCGGCGCTGCGGCGACAGGCGGCTCGCGGCTCGTCGTGTCCGCCAGGCGTACCGCCGCGTCGGCACCGGGCGCTGCTCCTGCCGTCGAGAGCCTGCCCGCGGCGCCCCCCGCACCCGTCCGCCGCTTCGGAGGTACGTCATGAGCGATGCCGCGGCCCTCCCCGGGCAGCCCCGTGGTGGCGTGCTCTCCGGGCCCGCCACCGCCCGCGCCGTCAATGTCCTCGCGCCCAATCCCTCCGCGATGACCCTCGACGGCACCAACACCTGGATCGTCTCCGAGCCCGGCTCCGAACTCGCCGTCGTCATCGACCCCGGCCCCCTCGACGACGCACACCTCCACGCCGTCATCGCCACCGCCGAGAAGGCGGGCAAGCGGGTCGCCCTGACCCTTCTCACCCACGGTCACCCCGACCACGCCGACGGCGCCGCGCGGTTCGCCGAGCTCACGCGTACGCATGTCCGCGCCCTCGACCCCGCGCTGCGGCTCGGCGACGAAGGGCTCGCCGCCGGCGACGTCATCACCACCGGCGGGCTGGAGATGCGCGTCGTCCCCACCCCCGGCCACACCGCCGACTCGCTCTGCTTCCATCTCCCCGCGGACCGGGCCGTCCTGACCGGCGACACGATCCTCGGCCGCGGCACGACGGTCGTCGCCCACCCCGACGGGCGGCTCGGCGACTATCTCGACTCCCTCCGCAGGCTGCGCTCGCTGTCGGTGGACGACGGAGTGCGTACGGTGCTGCCGGGCCACGGCCCCGTACTCGACGACGCCCAGGGCGCGGTCGAGTTCTACCTGGCCCACCGCGCGCACCGCCTCGCCCAGGTGGAGACCGCGGTCGAGAGCGGCCACGTCACCGCGTCCGAGGTGGTCGCGCAGGTGTACGCGGACGTGGACAGGTCGCTGTGGCCCGCGGCCGAGCTGTCGGTGCTGGCCCAGCTGGAGTACCTGCGCGAGCACGGCCTGATCTGACCGGGCACGGCCTGATCCGGCCTGATCGACCGGACAGGACCCAGGCGTCGGGTTCTTTGACCCGTGCTTTACGCTCCGCTTAGTTCTGGCATTCGTTCCTGGGGGGAACCAGCGTGTTTGTCCTGTTCATCGTGCTCATCATCGCCGCGGCCGTGATGTATTTCGTCGCCCGCGGCGGCGACCGCCGCGGCCTCAAGCTCGGCGCCCTCGGCGCGCTGATGGCCGGCCTCTTCGCCGGCATCTCCAGCTGCGTCCACATCGTCAGCGCCTACGAGGTCGGCGTCCCCGTCACCTTCGGCAAGGTCGGCGCGCCCATGACCCCGGGGGTGAACGTCACCTCGCCCTTCACCAACGTCACCACCTTCTCCACCCGCCCGGTGGACCTCAACCTCTCCGACAAGGACGTCGTCGAGGTGCGCTCCTCGCAGGGCGGCGTGATGTACGTGGAGCTCACTGTGAAGTGGGCGGTGACCCCGGCCAAGTCCGTCGAGCTCTACCGGCTGGCGGGCAGCGAGAGCGCGATCCAGCAGCGGCTGGTGTTCCCGGACAGCCGGGAGATCATCCGCAATGTCTTCGCCCGTCACACCAGCGAGGAGGGCTACTCCTCCGCCCGCGAGAAGATCAACGCCGAGATCGGTGATCTGATCAAGGAGCGGCTCGCCCCCCGCGGTATCGACGTCACCACCGTCAACCTGCGCAATGTGAAGCCGTCCGACCGGCTGCAGGACCAGATCGACCGCAAGATCCAGCAGCAGCAGGCGACGGAGCGGGCGACCGAGGCGGCGCGTACGGCCAAGGCGGAGGCCGAGCGCCGCCGGATCGAGGCCGAGGGCATCGCCAGGGCCAACAAGATCCTGAACGACTCGCTCACCGACAAGGTGCTCACCAACCAGTGCATCGACGCCTACAAGGAGGCGGCGGCCAAACACCCGGTGTACGCCGTGCCCTGCGGCGGCAGCAGCGGGAACCCGCTGATCGTGGACGGCACCAAGAACTGACGTACGCAGCCGAAAGGGCCGCCCCGGTCGAGTCCGGGGCGGCCCTTTCGTACGTCTCGCGTACGTCTCTCGTACGTCAGAGGCTCAGCGCGAACGCTTCGCGAGGCGCTCCACGTCAAGGAGAATCACCGCACGCGCCTCCAGCCGCAGCCAGCCCCGCTGCGCGAAGTCGGCCAGCGCCTTGTTCACGGTCTCGCGGGACGCGCCGACCAGCTGGGCCAGCTCCTCCTGCGTGAGGTCGTGCACGACGTGGATGCCCTCCTCCGACTGCACGCCGAAGCGGCGCGACAGGTCGAGGAGCGCACGGGCCACGCGGCCCGGGACGTCGGAGAAGACCAGGTCGGACATCTGGTCGTTGGTCTTGCGCAGTCGGCGGGCGACCGCGCGCAGCAGCGCCGTGGCCACCTCGGGCCTGGCGTTCAGCCAGGGCTGCAGATCGCCGTGGCCGAGGCCGAGGAGCTTGACCTCGGTCAGTGCGCTGGCGGTGGCGGTACGCGGGCCCGGATCGAAGAGGGACAGCTCACCGATCAGCTCGCCCGGGCCGAGGACGGCGAGCATGTTCTCGCGGCCGTCGGGGGACGTGCGGTGGAGCTTGACCTTGCCTTCGGTGACCACGTAGAGGCGGTCGCCGGGGTCGCCCTCGTGGAAGAGCGCATCGCCACGGGCGAGCGTCACTTCACTCATCGAGGCGCGGAGCTCCGCGGCCTGCTCGTCATCGAGCGCCGCGAAGAGCGGGGCGCGCCGCAGAACGTCGTCCACGAGTTCTCTCCTTGTCGACCTGCTCAGGGGACCGTCGGCCCCATGATGCCGGACCGCGCAGTAGCTAGATGCCGGACCGCGCTGTGGTAACCCGGGGCGCCGTGCCCCACAGCGGCTCCGCAGCGGGCCGGACCCCCGGCAGGTACATATTCGTGCGATCAATCACAACAAGTTTGACGCACTGGAGCGCCTGTTCGTGCGGCAGGGGCCCGATTGGGTCCTGATTGGCTGTGACCGGGGCGGATGTCAGTGGGGCCCCTTAGGCTGGCCGAGTGTCCAATTCGCCGGTGAGAGCGCAGGCCAAGGGGGCTGGGAGAGTGTCCGGAAAGCAGAATTCCGCTGTGGGCGAACAGTCCCCGGCCGGCCCGAAGAAAGCGACAAAAGCACCCAAACCGGAATCAAGACTGGCGATGATCCGCCGCGCCCGCCGGATCAACCGGGAGCTTGCCGAGGTCTATCCGTACGCCCATCCGGAGCTGGACTTCGAAAACCCCTTCCAGCTGCTGGTCGCCACCGTCCTGTCCGCCCAGACGACGGACCTGAGGGTGAACCAGACCACGCCCGCGCTCTTCGCCAAGTACCCCACGCCCGAGGACATGGCCGCGGCCGCTCCCGAGGAGCTGGAGGCGATCATCCGCCCGACCGGCTTCTTCCGGGCCAAGGCGAAGTCCCTCATCGGCCTCTCCGCCGCCCTGCGGGACAACTTCGGGGGCGAGGTCCCGGGCCGGCTGAAGGATCTGGTGACGCTGCCCGGCGTCGGCCGCAAGACCGCAAATGTGGTCCTGGGCAACGGATTTGGCGTACCGGGCCTCACCGTCGACACCCACTTCGGCCGCCTGGTGCGCCGCTGGAAGTGGACCGAGCAGGAGGACCCGGAGAAGGTCGAGGCGGAGATCGCCGAGATCTTCCCGAAGTCCGAGTGGACGATGCTCTCGCACCGGATCATCTTCCACGGCCGCCGCATCTGCCATTCCCGCAAGCCCGCCTGCGGCGCCTGCCCCATCGCGCACCTCTGCCCGTCCTACGGGGAGGGCGAGACGGACCCCGAGAAGGCGAAGAAGCTGCTCAAGTACGAGATGGGCGGTCAGCCGGGCCAGCGACTGAGCCCGCCCCCGGACTACCCGGGCAAGCCCGCCCCGACCTTGGGCGAGGCCGAGTGACGCCGAACGTCGTGATCCTTACGGAGTACGTCGTGATGCTCGCGGAACGATCCATGCGCCCCAAGGCGTTGTGCCTGAGGGGGTGCCCATGATGCGCGCTGGAGAAGAGACGTACGAAGACACGCACGGCGAGGCGTACGACGGCGATGTGGCCGTCACGACCGACGGACTGCCCCAGTGGCTCGACCCCGTCGTGCGCGCCGCGCGCACCGTCGAGCCGGAGCAGCTCAGCCGCTTTCTGCCGCCCGAGAGCGGCCGCGGCCGCCAGTCCGCCGTCCTGATCCTGCTCGGCGAGGGTGCCAGGGGCCCCGAGCTGCTGCTCATGGAGCGCGCCGGCAGCCTCCGCTCGCACCCCGGGCAGCCCTCATTCCCCGGCGGCGCGCTCGACCCGACGGACGGCGACCCGGCCACCACCGGCCCGCTGCGCGCCGCGCTCCGCGAGGCCGAGGAGGAGACCGGCCTCGACCCGTCGGGCGTCCAGATCTTCGGAGTCCTGCCCAGGCTCTACATTCCGGTGAGCAGTTTCGTCGTGACGCCCGTACTGGGATGGTGGCGCACCCCGAGCCCGGTCGGCGCGGTCGATCCCGCTGAGACCGCGCGGGTCTTCACCGTGCCCGTGGTGGATCTCACGGACCCCGCCAACCGTGCGACAGCCGTGCATCCGAGCGGCCACAGCGGCCCGGCATTCATGGTCGAAGGGGCTCTGGTCTGGGGATTCACCGCCGGTGTGATCGACCGCATCCTGCATTTCGCCGACTGGGAAAGACCATGGGACCGCGCCAAGCAGGTCCCGCTGGACTGGCGCTCATGACAGGCTGACCCAATGCCGCGCCTCCCGGGGACGCGGCATCGAAGGCAGCTCCGCACGCGGGCGGCCGGACCCCAGCCGGACGGAGCACCCGGCGACGAACAGCGAGGCTATTGACGGTGAACGTGCTGGACATCCTGTTGCTGGTCGCCGCCGTGTGGTTCGCGATCGTCGGCTATCGCCAGGGCTTCGTCGTCGGCATCCTCTCGGTGATCGGCTTCCTCGGCGGCGGCCTCGTCGCGGTCTATCTGCTCCCCGTCATCTGGGGCCAGCTGACGGACGACTCCGAAGTGTCCACCACGGCCGCCGTCATCGCCGTCGTGATCGTGATCGTCTGCGCCTCGGTCGGCCAGGCGTTCACCACCCACCTCGGCAACAAACTGCGCCGGTTCATCACGTGGTCGCCCGCCCGCGCCATCGACGCCACCGGCGGGGCGCTGGTCAATGTCGTCGCCATGCTGCTGGTCGCCTGGCTGATCGGCTCCGCGCTCGCCGGCACCTCCCTGCCCACGCTCGGCAAGGAGGTCCGCAACTCCAAGGTGTTGCTC
The Streptomyces lunaelactis genome window above contains:
- a CDS encoding RidA family protein, whose product is MSGVVDAKLAELGLTLPDVVPPLAAYQPAVVSGVYVYTAGQLPMVKGKLPVTGKVGGEVTAEEAKELARTCALNALAAVKSVIGDLDRIARVVKVVGFVASASDFTGQPGVLNGASELLGEVLGDKGVHARSAVGVTVLPLDAPVEVEIQVELVQD
- a CDS encoding PQQ-dependent sugar dehydrogenase; this translates as MAPIPRRSRRATGVLVAAATAALTVALPTLSNAQPSADSSAAPAKAGAFKAAPVRYEAEAATISQGAVESNHAGYSGTGFVNFQAVTGSYVEFTVDSAQAANARLDFRYANGTTASRPMDITVNGTSVADDLAFPGTGAWTSWKNVSADAVLKAGSNRIRALTANGDGPNLDQLTVTASGPADTEKPTAPANLRRDKEPTASSVSLAWDASTDNVKVTGYDVYQHGQLMKQVDGAALAATVDGLNPETSYDWTVFARDAAANVSAASNAVTIATLPAPPDNQAPSIPGSLRSTGRTATSVDLAWNASTDNVKVTGYEIHRDGAAAGTSDSTSTTIAGLKAGTAYKFKVRAFDLKGNKSEFGPEITVTTGDGRPGGVPDPGTVSTLAGGVDVAWGVGFLPDGTGLYTERNTFNVHKLTKAGNRTLIGKVPNAVTTGGEGGLLGIEISPGFTSDHYLYFTHSASEGNRIVRMTYENNALSDYKILLQGMEKSRFHNGGRLRFGPDGKLYASMGDAQSGSRAQDKTSLNGKILRINADGTIPSDNPFGNAVWSLGHRNPQGIDFDSKGRLWQAEFGNSNMDEVNLIQKGGNYGWPNCEGTAGDCSGYIAPKKTWSTSSASPSGLTIINDHVFVATTVGQRVYRLRIDASSNLVEQKTYFQSTYNRLRTVEVDHDGDIWLTTSTDKDGTNGNDRVLLIDIVYSGGDERSRGGRLVTGR
- a CDS encoding NUDIX hydrolase is translated as MSNGQWYPPEWPDRIRALASGELTAVTPKRAATVMLLRDTADGPAVHMLRRRASMAFAGGAYAYPGGGVDERDDDHLVRWAGPSLETWAARLGVDTASAQAIVCAAVRETYEEAGVLLAGPTPDTVVGDTTGDDWEADRQALVDRDLSFADFLDRRGLVLRSDLLAAWARWITPEFEPRRYDTWFFVAALPEGQRTRNASTEADRTVWIRPSEAAAGYDKGDLLMMPPTISTLRALERYATASSALTGAAEQDLTPVLARARLEAGELVLSWPGHDEFTKHIPTGGGAQ
- a CDS encoding MBL fold metallo-hydrolase, producing the protein MSDAAALPGQPRGGVLSGPATARAVNVLAPNPSAMTLDGTNTWIVSEPGSELAVVIDPGPLDDAHLHAVIATAEKAGKRVALTLLTHGHPDHADGAARFAELTRTHVRALDPALRLGDEGLAAGDVITTGGLEMRVVPTPGHTADSLCFHLPADRAVLTGDTILGRGTTVVAHPDGRLGDYLDSLRRLRSLSVDDGVRTVLPGHGPVLDDAQGAVEFYLAHRAHRLAQVETAVESGHVTASEVVAQVYADVDRSLWPAAELSVLAQLEYLREHGLI
- a CDS encoding prohibitin family protein encodes the protein MFVLFIVLIIAAAVMYFVARGGDRRGLKLGALGALMAGLFAGISSCVHIVSAYEVGVPVTFGKVGAPMTPGVNVTSPFTNVTTFSTRPVDLNLSDKDVVEVRSSQGGVMYVELTVKWAVTPAKSVELYRLAGSESAIQQRLVFPDSREIIRNVFARHTSEEGYSSAREKINAEIGDLIKERLAPRGIDVTTVNLRNVKPSDRLQDQIDRKIQQQQATERATEAARTAKAEAERRRIEAEGIARANKILNDSLTDKVLTNQCIDAYKEAAAKHPVYAVPCGGSSGNPLIVDGTKN
- a CDS encoding Crp/Fnr family transcriptional regulator — protein: MDDVLRRAPLFAALDDEQAAELRASMSEVTLARGDALFHEGDPGDRLYVVTEGKVKLHRTSPDGRENMLAVLGPGELIGELSLFDPGPRTATASALTEVKLLGLGHGDLQPWLNARPEVATALLRAVARRLRKTNDQMSDLVFSDVPGRVARALLDLSRRFGVQSEEGIHVVHDLTQEELAQLVGASRETVNKALADFAQRGWLRLEARAVILLDVERLAKRSR
- the nth gene encoding endonuclease III, which gives rise to MSGKQNSAVGEQSPAGPKKATKAPKPESRLAMIRRARRINRELAEVYPYAHPELDFENPFQLLVATVLSAQTTDLRVNQTTPALFAKYPTPEDMAAAAPEELEAIIRPTGFFRAKAKSLIGLSAALRDNFGGEVPGRLKDLVTLPGVGRKTANVVLGNGFGVPGLTVDTHFGRLVRRWKWTEQEDPEKVEAEIAEIFPKSEWTMLSHRIIFHGRRICHSRKPACGACPIAHLCPSYGEGETDPEKAKKLLKYEMGGQPGQRLSPPPDYPGKPAPTLGEAE
- a CDS encoding NUDIX hydrolase; protein product: MMRAGEETYEDTHGEAYDGDVAVTTDGLPQWLDPVVRAARTVEPEQLSRFLPPESGRGRQSAVLILLGEGARGPELLLMERAGSLRSHPGQPSFPGGALDPTDGDPATTGPLRAALREAEEETGLDPSGVQIFGVLPRLYIPVSSFVVTPVLGWWRTPSPVGAVDPAETARVFTVPVVDLTDPANRATAVHPSGHSGPAFMVEGALVWGFTAGVIDRILHFADWERPWDRAKQVPLDWRS